One window of the Benincasa hispida cultivar B227 chromosome 3, ASM972705v1, whole genome shotgun sequence genome contains the following:
- the LOC120074401 gene encoding uncharacterized protein LOC120074401 — translation MEDDSLQKVAISGPILASLIQRFSSSSGAVDGLLFGHVSDVTPLSLSDDSSSSTNTEPSLRVATVTGFLCSGTTNSFYDSLGRVNSQSLNRLLDRHQTDGQAQPHDSLLGWFAGRRRTQLRPSMREYLVSSSLPSMKPFSFPVKDAPTNIIPSVFLLLTSPLSDQIIHTHEYRAFQFRSSNEFFEPKSIDIVNIGPAFRGHYGSFTPNSPLPHLLCEMRASPMNEDKNDENLNLMKQNSKDQKQMNMCAEGFEVGNLTRLLGSEAANYTAGLEDLYEKMLAKTECLARLVEKSSAQVLEQENHNRKLRYKVVRSPGSE, via the exons ATGGAAGACGATTCCTTGCAGAAGGTTGCGATTTCAGGCCCAATCTTAGCCTCTTTGATCCAACGCTTCTCCTCCTCCTCCGGCGCCGTCGACGGCCTTCTTTTCGGCCATGTCTCCGACGTTACCCCCTTATCCCTCTCCGatgattcatcttcttcaaccAACACCGAACCATCACTACGCGTCGCCACCGTCACCGGATTTCTCTGCTCCGGTACCACCAATAGCTTCTACGACTCTCTCGGACGTGTAAACTCGCAATCGCTTAACCGCCTTCTCGACCGACATCAGACCGACGGTCAAGCTCAACCCCACGATTCTTTGCTAGGTTGGTTTGCCGGCCGCCGGAGGACTCAGCTTCGACCTTCCATGCGTGAATACTTAGTGAGTTCCTCTTTACCTTCGATGAAGCCATTTTCGTTTCCTGTTAAAGACGCTCCCACCAATATAATCCCTAGTGTGTTTCTGCTTCTGACTTCGCCGCTATCTGATCAAATTATCCACACACACGAGTACCGCGCTTTCCAATTTCGGTCTTCCAATGAGTTCTTTGAGCCGAAATCCATTGACATTGTGAATATTGGGCCGGCATTTCGTGGTCACTATGGATCGTTTACCCCTAATTCTCCTTTACCCCATTTGCTTTGCGAGATGAGAGCTTCTCCGATGAATGAGGATAAGAATGATGAGAATTTGAATCTGATGAAGCAAAACTCGAAAGATCAGAAGCAAATGAATATGTGCGCTGAAGGGTTTGAGGTTGGGAACTTGACCCGATTACTGGGTTCTGAGGCAGCAAATTATACTGCTGGGTTGGAAGATTTATACGAAAAAATGCTTGCCAAGACTGAGTGCTTGGCGAGGCTCGTTGAGAAGAGTTCTGCTCAGGTTCTTGAACAG GAAAACCACAACAGGAAGTTAAGATATAAAGTTGTGAGGTCCCCTGGATCTGAGTAA